In the genome of Altererythrobacter sp. TH136, one region contains:
- a CDS encoding peptidoglycan DD-metalloendopeptidase family protein, which translates to MTPRRALPVLLAVAALAGGAYSVGAQQGAYYGSVADTRAALVRAQAQARAAAGRASRLEVEAAGVRASADKTAREAAALAARIQEAEAGIAAADARMALARNERAALDQRLAERREPLIRLTAGLQKLARRPLAVAVLRPGSLRETVYLRAMLESTLPEVRRRTAALRAELARGQRIEREAQSALAAMQASGRTLAQRRQALATLESRQRLALRAASGAAAREAESALALAEEARDLDGLVGTLGKAGDLRRQLAALPGPLLRPPRPGASTVIEPAPISSPAARPASSFQLPVAGRTVAGFGESGASGAGVNGLSLAPAPGAQVVAPGAGRVAFAGPFRGFDRIVIIEHPGGFTSLVTGLARSDVAVGEDVLAGAPVGVAAPVRPVIGFELRRGSQPVNPLEFVR; encoded by the coding sequence GTGACACCGCGCCGCGCCTTGCCTGTCCTGCTCGCCGTCGCCGCGCTGGCGGGCGGGGCTTATTCGGTCGGAGCGCAGCAGGGTGCGTATTACGGGAGTGTCGCGGACACCCGCGCCGCGCTGGTGCGGGCGCAGGCCCAGGCGCGCGCGGCCGCGGGGCGGGCGAGCCGGCTGGAAGTGGAGGCAGCGGGCGTGCGCGCCTCCGCCGACAAGACCGCGCGCGAGGCCGCCGCGCTCGCCGCGCGGATCCAGGAAGCCGAAGCCGGCATTGCCGCCGCCGATGCGCGCATGGCATTGGCCCGGAATGAACGCGCCGCGCTCGACCAGCGGCTGGCCGAGCGGCGCGAACCGCTGATCCGGCTGACCGCGGGCTTGCAGAAGCTCGCCCGCCGGCCGCTGGCGGTCGCGGTGCTGCGGCCCGGGTCCTTGCGCGAAACGGTGTACCTGCGGGCGATGCTGGAAAGCACCCTGCCCGAAGTGCGCCGCCGCACCGCCGCCCTGCGCGCCGAACTGGCCCGCGGCCAACGGATCGAACGGGAGGCGCAATCTGCGCTGGCCGCGATGCAGGCGTCGGGCCGCACCCTGGCCCAACGGCGACAGGCGCTGGCGACCCTCGAATCCCGTCAGCGACTCGCGCTGCGCGCCGCCAGCGGGGCCGCCGCGCGCGAGGCCGAGAGCGCGCTGGCTCTGGCCGAGGAAGCGCGCGACCTTGACGGACTGGTCGGCACCCTGGGCAAGGCCGGCGATTTACGGCGCCAGCTCGCGGCATTGCCGGGGCCGCTGCTGCGCCCGCCGCGCCCCGGCGCGAGCACGGTGATCGAGCCTGCACCCATTTCCAGCCCGGCCGCGCGTCCGGCGTCGTCCTTCCAGCTGCCGGTGGCCGGACGCACGGTGGCAGGGTTCGGCGAATCCGGTGCCAGCGGCGCCGGGGTGAACGGGTTGTCGCTGGCTCCCGCGCCAGGCGCGCAAGTGGTCGCGCCAGGGGCCGGCCGTGTCGCCTTTGCCGGGCCGTTTCGCGGGTTCGACCGGATCGTGATCATTGAGCATCCCGGCGGGTTCACCAGCCTGGTGACCGGCCTTGCCCGGAGCGATGTCGCGGTGGGGGAGGACGTGCTCGCCGGCGCCCCGGTGGGTGTGGCCGCGCCGGTGCGACCGGTGATCGGGTTCGAACTGCGCCGCGGCAGCCAGCCGGTCAATCCGCTGGAATTCGTCCGCTGA
- a CDS encoding 23S rRNA (pseudouridine(1915)-N(3))-methyltransferase RlmH codes for MLLHIIARGKIGRSPEAELVARYEKRIAWPFKHSELPETGGKSPDPLTPTRTVLLDERGKHLTSDEFAAVLGRWRDEGVREARFVLGAADGHSHQERQQADLLLAFGAMTWPHLLARAMLAEQLYRATTIFAGHPYHRSGDTR; via the coding sequence ATGCTGTTGCACATCATCGCTCGGGGAAAGATCGGCCGCTCGCCCGAAGCGGAGCTGGTCGCGCGGTACGAAAAGCGCATCGCGTGGCCGTTCAAGCATAGCGAACTGCCCGAAACCGGCGGCAAGTCGCCCGACCCGCTGACCCCCACCCGCACCGTGCTGCTCGACGAGCGCGGCAAGCACCTGACATCGGATGAATTCGCCGCCGTCCTGGGCCGCTGGCGCGACGAAGGGGTCCGCGAAGCCCGGTTCGTGCTGGGCGCGGCGGACGGGCACTCGCACCAGGAACGCCAGCAGGCCGACCTGCTGCTGGCATTCGGGGCGATGACCTGGCCGCACCTGCTCGCCCGCGCGATGTTGGCCGAACAGCTGTACCGCGCGACCACCATCTTCGCCGGCCATCCCTATCATCGCAGCGGCGACACGCGCTAA
- the rsfS gene encoding ribosome silencing factor, whose protein sequence is MAQADTSSSVGAGDRLLELVLGQLDDDQAQDLVAIPLAGKSSIADHMIIASGRSTRQVAAMAQKLAEKIKQGGFGNARVEGLPAADWVLIDAGDVIVHLFRPEVRSFYNLERMWGFGDEKTGAA, encoded by the coding sequence ATGGCTCAAGCTGACACCTCCTCATCGGTCGGGGCAGGCGACCGCCTGCTCGAACTCGTGCTGGGCCAGCTCGACGACGATCAGGCGCAGGATCTCGTGGCGATCCCGCTTGCCGGCAAGTCGAGCATCGCCGATCACATGATCATCGCCTCGGGCCGGTCGACCCGGCAGGTCGCGGCGATGGCGCAGAAGCTGGCTGAAAAGATCAAGCAGGGCGGCTTCGGCAACGCCCGGGTCGAAGGTCTGCCAGCCGCCGACTGGGTATTGATCGACGCGGGTGACGTGATCGTTCACCTGTTCCGTCCCGAAGTGCGCAGCTTCTACAATCTGGAGCGCATGTGGGGCTTCGGCGACGAGAAGACCGGCGCCGCCTGA
- a CDS encoding nicotinate-nucleotide adenylyltransferase, whose amino-acid sequence MRQGRAATGLLGGSFNPAHRAHRRISLAAIDALALDEVWWLVSPGNPLKPAAGMAPLKARVASARAAARRAPIRVTAIERQLGTRFTIDTLRALTRRYPRRRFVWIMGADNLAQFHRWKHWREIARTVPIVVFARPGYGAAAFEGPAMAWLRRYRVPAHRLAAAPAPALAWIAFDPDTISASAIRQADPAWADRYASARPRDGVTGRLIG is encoded by the coding sequence ATGCGCCAGGGCAGGGCCGCCACCGGCCTCCTCGGGGGCAGTTTCAACCCCGCGCACCGGGCGCACCGGCGGATCAGCCTCGCCGCCATCGACGCGCTGGCGCTGGACGAGGTGTGGTGGCTGGTGTCGCCCGGAAATCCGCTCAAGCCCGCCGCCGGGATGGCCCCCCTCAAGGCGCGGGTCGCCTCGGCGCGGGCGGCGGCGCGGCGCGCGCCGATCCGGGTGACCGCGATCGAGCGCCAGCTCGGCACGCGCTTTACGATCGACACCTTGCGCGCGCTGACCCGCCGCTATCCGCGCCGGCGGTTCGTGTGGATCATGGGGGCGGACAACCTCGCGCAGTTCCACCGGTGGAAACACTGGCGCGAAATCGCGCGCACCGTGCCGATCGTGGTGTTCGCGCGTCCGGGCTACGGCGCGGCTGCGTTCGAGGGGCCGGCGATGGCGTGGCTGCGGCGTTACCGGGTGCCGGCTCACCGGCTGGCCGCAGCGCCGGCGCCGGCGCTCGCGTGGATCGCATTCGATCCCGACACGATTTCGGCCAGCGCGATCCGCCAGGCCGACCCGGCGTGGGCGGACCGCTATGCGTCGGCCCGGCCGCGCGACGGCGTCACCGGCCGGCTTATCGGTTGA
- a CDS encoding aldo/keto reductase translates to MRYNRLGSTGLIVSELCLGAMTFGTDPGMFAAIAGLDQDASTALVKQSLDAGINFIDTANVYTRGQSERFVGGALKDLGVKRSDVVIATKAMGSMGEGPNDAGTSRYHLLHQIDASLERLGTDHVDLYQFHGWDSQTPMEEALRALGDIVRTGRARYIGVSNWAAWQIMKALGISERLGLERFASLQAYYTIAGRDLEREIVPMLQSEGVGLMVWSPLAGGLLSGKYTRGDEGKSEGEGRRAVFDFPVVDTDRAWDVIDALRAMADAKGKTVAQLALGWLLYQPAVSTVIVGAKRADQLADNIGACDVEFTADELKQLDKLSRLPREYPGWMLARQGSYRDEKVSPRRQPT, encoded by the coding sequence ATGCGCTACAACCGACTTGGATCCACCGGCCTGATCGTGTCGGAACTGTGCCTCGGCGCGATGACCTTCGGCACCGACCCGGGCATGTTCGCCGCGATCGCCGGGCTCGATCAGGATGCCTCCACCGCGCTGGTCAAGCAGTCGCTCGATGCCGGGATCAACTTCATCGACACCGCCAACGTCTATACCCGCGGCCAGTCGGAACGGTTCGTCGGCGGGGCGCTCAAGGATCTGGGCGTCAAGCGGTCCGACGTGGTGATCGCGACCAAGGCGATGGGTTCGATGGGCGAAGGACCCAACGACGCGGGCACCAGCCGCTATCACCTGCTGCACCAGATCGACGCCAGCCTCGAGCGGCTGGGGACCGATCACGTCGACCTGTACCAGTTTCACGGGTGGGATTCGCAAACCCCGATGGAGGAGGCGCTGCGGGCGCTGGGTGACATCGTGCGCACCGGCCGTGCGCGCTATATCGGCGTGTCGAACTGGGCCGCGTGGCAGATCATGAAGGCGCTGGGGATCAGCGAGCGGCTGGGGCTGGAACGGTTCGCCTCGCTGCAGGCGTATTACACCATCGCAGGGCGCGACCTCGAACGGGAGATCGTGCCGATGCTGCAGTCCGAAGGCGTCGGCCTGATGGTCTGGTCGCCGCTCGCCGGCGGGCTGCTGTCGGGCAAGTATACCCGGGGCGATGAGGGCAAGAGCGAAGGGGAAGGCCGGCGGGCGGTGTTCGACTTCCCGGTGGTCGATACCGACCGCGCATGGGACGTGATCGACGCCTTGCGCGCGATGGCGGACGCCAAGGGCAAGACGGTGGCGCAGCTCGCGCTCGGCTGGCTGCTGTATCAGCCGGCGGTCTCGACGGTGATCGTCGGCGCCAAGCGGGCCGACCAGCTGGCCGACAACATCGGCGCGTGCGACGTCGAGTTCACCGCCGACGAACTGAAGCAGCTCGACAAGCTCAGCCGCCTGCCGCGCGAGTACCCCGGCTGGATGCTCGCCCGCCAAGGCAGCTACCGCGACGAGAAGGTGTCGCCGCGCCGCCAGCCCACCTGA
- a CDS encoding glutamate-5-semialdehyde dehydrogenase: MADAAPSLSCDALLAALAHGGRAAQSALAGLDDSARAAALKSAAAALRQDETAILAANAEDCAAGAAAGLTAALLDRLRLDPERLTAIADAVETIAALPSPLGEVISRDTRPNGLALERVRVPIGLIGIIYESRPNVTVDAAALCVRAGNAVLLRGGSEAARSNRALHTAFVRGLASAGVPAEAVQLVPIQDRAAVGAMLAAAGLIDMIVPRGGKSLVARVQADARVPVLAHLDGLCHTYVHAAADPAKARSIALDAKLRRTGICGAMETLLVDAAYPDTPALLGALIDAGCALRGDARAQTIDPRIAPAAPEDWDTEYLDAVLSVAVVDGPDDAMAHIAAHGSHHTDAIVTEDAAVAEHFLTQVDSAIVMHNASSQFADGGEFGLGAEIGIATGRLHARGPVALEGLTTYKWLVRGDGQIRG; this comes from the coding sequence ATGGCTGACGCCGCTCCTTCGCTGTCGTGCGATGCCCTGTTGGCAGCGCTGGCGCACGGCGGACGCGCGGCGCAATCGGCGCTTGCCGGACTCGACGACAGTGCGCGCGCCGCTGCGCTTAAGTCGGCGGCGGCCGCGCTGCGGCAGGATGAGACAGCGATCCTTGCTGCCAATGCCGAGGATTGCGCCGCCGGCGCGGCTGCCGGGCTGACCGCAGCCTTGCTGGACCGGCTGCGGCTCGATCCAGAGCGGCTCACGGCGATCGCGGACGCGGTCGAGACGATCGCCGCGCTGCCGTCACCGTTGGGGGAGGTGATCTCGCGCGACACCCGGCCCAATGGGCTGGCGCTGGAACGGGTCCGGGTTCCCATCGGGCTGATCGGGATCATCTACGAGAGCCGCCCCAACGTGACCGTGGACGCCGCCGCGCTGTGCGTGCGTGCGGGCAACGCGGTGCTGCTGCGCGGCGGCAGCGAGGCGGCGCGCTCCAACCGCGCCCTGCACACAGCGTTCGTGCGCGGGCTGGCGAGCGCCGGGGTGCCGGCTGAGGCGGTGCAGCTGGTCCCGATACAGGACCGCGCGGCGGTGGGCGCGATGCTGGCAGCCGCCGGCCTGATCGACATGATCGTGCCGCGCGGCGGCAAGAGCCTGGTGGCGCGGGTCCAAGCCGATGCGCGGGTGCCGGTGCTCGCGCATCTCGACGGGCTGTGCCACACCTACGTCCACGCCGCCGCCGATCCGGCCAAAGCGCGCAGCATCGCGCTTGACGCCAAGCTGCGCCGCACCGGCATCTGCGGGGCGATGGAGACCCTGCTGGTCGATGCCGCTTACCCCGATACGCCCGCACTGCTCGGCGCGCTGATCGACGCGGGCTGCGCGCTGCGCGGAGATGCCCGGGCCCAGACCATCGACCCGCGCATCGCGCCGGCCGCGCCGGAAGACTGGGACACCGAATACCTCGACGCGGTGCTGTCGGTGGCGGTGGTCGACGGCCCCGATGACGCCATGGCGCACATCGCAGCGCACGGATCGCATCATACCGACGCCATTGTCACCGAAGACGCGGCCGTGGCGGAACATTTCCTGACCCAGGTCGATTCGGCGATCGTGATGCACAACGCCTCGTCGCAGTTCGCCGACGGGGGCGAATTCGGCTTGGGCGCGGAGATCGGCATCGCCACCGGGCGGCTCCACGCCCGCGGCCCGGTCGCGCTGGAAGGGCTGACGACCTACAAATGGCTGGTCCGCGGCGATGGACAGATACGCGGCTGA
- a CDS encoding M23 family metallopeptidase, translating to MNFVAGGALTRLRASFPDREFIMRSQGQVRFIKITARGQMIAASIVLAALLAWGLSLAVMGWLQYQAAAERLSLLEREATVAQAEERVGAYRQDIGAVASDLEKRQAFIEEMVDSLPADARGGVTVTDSAGEADKTVAKVSALIPEAGALARIEARQLAFVERLTRYADRRAERTSRAIRQLGLDPNAMVRAAGRSAMGGPLQRLSTSSDGSIDPRFQRLGASLARMEALDRSLAGIPQYRPANVEMLTSSYGMRRDPFTGEAAMHSGLDFRGPLGAPIYAAAKGRVSFVGQKQGYGNVVEIAHGNGMVTRYAHMSAFRSRVGQDVSPGDVIGAIGSTGRSTGPHLHFEVRVNDRAVNPRPFLEAAPHVLKEARRVQSDEPARG from the coding sequence ATGAATTTTGTCGCCGGCGGCGCTTTGACCCGCCTGCGCGCCTCGTTTCCCGACCGCGAGTTCATCATGCGGTCGCAGGGACAGGTTCGCTTTATCAAGATCACTGCCCGCGGGCAGATGATCGCCGCCAGCATTGTATTGGCCGCGCTGCTCGCCTGGGGCCTGTCGCTGGCCGTGATGGGCTGGCTGCAATACCAGGCCGCCGCCGAACGGCTGTCGCTGCTGGAGCGCGAGGCCACCGTCGCCCAGGCGGAGGAGCGCGTCGGCGCGTACCGCCAGGATATCGGCGCCGTCGCGAGCGATCTGGAAAAACGCCAGGCCTTCATCGAGGAGATGGTCGATTCGCTGCCCGCCGACGCGCGTGGCGGCGTAACGGTGACCGATTCCGCCGGTGAGGCGGACAAGACCGTCGCCAAGGTGAGCGCGCTCATTCCCGAAGCGGGTGCCCTCGCCCGGATCGAAGCGCGCCAGCTCGCCTTCGTGGAGCGCCTGACGCGTTACGCCGACCGCCGCGCGGAACGCACCTCGCGCGCGATCCGGCAGCTGGGGCTTGACCCCAATGCCATGGTTCGCGCCGCCGGACGCTCCGCGATGGGTGGTCCGCTGCAGCGGCTGTCGACCAGCAGCGACGGGTCGATCGATCCGCGGTTCCAGCGACTGGGCGCCAGCCTGGCCCGCATGGAAGCGCTCGACCGCAGCCTGGCGGGAATCCCGCAGTACCGGCCCGCCAATGTCGAGATGCTCACCTCCAGCTATGGCATGCGGCGCGATCCGTTCACGGGCGAGGCGGCGATGCACTCCGGCCTCGATTTCCGCGGCCCGCTGGGCGCGCCGATCTATGCCGCGGCCAAGGGCCGGGTCAGCTTCGTCGGCCAGAAACAGGGCTATGGTAACGTGGTCGAGATCGCCCACGGTAACGGCATGGTCACGCGTTATGCCCACATGTCCGCCTTCCGCTCGCGCGTGGGGCAGGACGTTTCGCCCGGCGACGTGATCGGCGCGATCGGATCGACCGGCCGCTCGACCGGTCCCCACCTGCATTTCGAAGTGCGTGTCAACGACCGCGCGGTGAACCCGCGCCCCTTCCTGGAGGCAGCGCCCCATGTTCTCAAAGAAGCCCGACGAGTACAGTCCGACGAGCCAGCCCGTGGCTAG
- a CDS encoding polymer-forming cytoskeletal protein, producing the protein MFSKKPDEYSPTSQPVARPASGSTFSIIGSDVVIKGDVTASVDLHVDGRIEGDIQCASLVQGEGSHIEGGITAETARLAGTVSGSITARELVVLRSARINGDVHYDALTIEQGAEVEGRFAHRVPARAAKADDGSAPTLTLAS; encoded by the coding sequence ATGTTCTCAAAGAAGCCCGACGAGTACAGTCCGACGAGCCAGCCCGTGGCTAGACCGGCCAGCGGATCGACTTTCTCGATCATCGGCAGCGATGTGGTGATCAAGGGCGACGTGACCGCCAGCGTGGATCTCCACGTCGATGGCCGGATCGAAGGCGACATCCAGTGCGCTTCGCTGGTGCAAGGTGAAGGCAGCCACATCGAGGGCGGCATCACCGCCGAGACGGCGCGGCTGGCCGGCACCGTCAGCGGTTCGATCACCGCGCGCGAACTGGTCGTGCTGCGATCGGCCCGGATCAACGGCGACGTGCATTACGACGCGCTGACCATCGAGCAGGGCGCCGAAGTGGAAGGCCGATTCGCTCACCGGGTGCCCGCCAGGGCCGCAAAGGCCGACGATGGCAGCGCGCCGACGCTGACGCTGGCGAGCTAG
- a CDS encoding long-chain fatty acid--CoA ligase, whose product MDVSNGAPDHSPADHPAPGQYRHPCAWDTPLAELTVPQLLQRSAAAAPDAPAIDFVGRVYSYAQVLDEARRFAAGLTARGIGKGDRVGLFLPNVPIYLSAYYGAMLAGAVVVNFSPLYSADELAHQVADSGTRLLVTVDVASLLPTALKVLDGSALETLVVGSLGAMLPWPKRIALKLLGRKSLATVPDRADVLLWAAMLRPAAGNLPPVAPTDLALLQYTGGTTGRPKGAMLTHANLAANAQQVIAIDPFEERDTILGVLPLFHVFANTCVLNRTILKGGCIAMLPRFVPGQALKTLSRTSANAFPGVPTMYQAMLDDPAIGRTDFSSLRVCISGGAPLPAPVHEKWEAATGSRLVEGYGLTESSGVVSTNPYEGERRAGTIGQVLPHTRVRLLDKEDPTRSAPAGEPGELVVAGPQIMQGYWNRPEAAADAFAEIDGVRWLRTGDVAVIDADGFITIVDRIKDMIAVGGFKVFPSQVEAVLLQHPAVKEALVLGLPDAYLGEMPRAYVTLADDAVAEPEELATWLNARVGKHERVSSVVIRDELPKTMIGKLDRKALRAEVSA is encoded by the coding sequence ATGGATGTCAGCAACGGCGCGCCCGACCATTCCCCGGCCGACCATCCTGCGCCCGGGCAGTATCGTCACCCGTGCGCGTGGGACACGCCGCTCGCGGAACTGACCGTCCCGCAGTTGCTGCAACGCAGCGCGGCGGCGGCACCGGATGCGCCGGCGATCGACTTCGTGGGCCGGGTCTATTCCTATGCGCAGGTCCTGGACGAGGCGCGGCGCTTCGCCGCCGGCCTTACCGCGCGCGGGATCGGCAAGGGCGACCGCGTGGGGCTGTTCCTGCCCAACGTGCCGATCTACCTGTCGGCATATTATGGCGCGATGCTGGCGGGCGCGGTGGTGGTCAATTTCTCGCCGCTCTACAGCGCAGACGAGCTGGCGCATCAGGTGGCCGATTCCGGCACGCGGCTGCTGGTGACGGTCGATGTCGCAAGCCTGCTGCCCACCGCGCTCAAGGTGCTGGACGGGTCTGCGCTGGAAACGCTGGTGGTCGGCTCGCTCGGCGCGATGCTGCCGTGGCCCAAGCGGATCGCGCTCAAGCTGCTCGGCCGCAAGAGCCTGGCGACCGTTCCAGACCGTGCCGACGTGCTGCTTTGGGCAGCGATGCTCCGCCCGGCGGCGGGCAATCTGCCCCCTGTCGCGCCGACCGACCTTGCCTTGTTGCAATATACCGGCGGCACCACCGGGCGGCCCAAGGGCGCGATGCTGACGCACGCCAACCTCGCCGCCAACGCGCAGCAGGTGATCGCGATCGATCCGTTCGAGGAGCGCGACACCATCCTGGGCGTGCTGCCGTTGTTCCATGTGTTCGCCAACACCTGCGTGCTCAATCGCACGATCCTGAAAGGCGGATGCATCGCGATGCTGCCGCGCTTCGTCCCCGGGCAGGCGCTCAAGACACTCAGCCGCACCAGTGCCAATGCGTTTCCGGGGGTGCCGACGATGTATCAGGCGATGCTGGACGATCCGGCGATTGGGAGAACCGACTTCTCTTCCCTCCGGGTGTGCATTTCGGGCGGGGCGCCCCTGCCGGCGCCGGTGCACGAGAAATGGGAGGCGGCGACCGGATCCCGGCTGGTCGAAGGCTATGGCCTGACCGAAAGCTCGGGCGTGGTGTCGACCAACCCGTACGAAGGCGAGCGCCGGGCCGGCACCATCGGCCAAGTGCTGCCGCACACCCGCGTGCGGCTGCTCGACAAGGAAGACCCCACCCGCAGCGCCCCCGCCGGCGAGCCGGGTGAACTCGTCGTCGCCGGGCCGCAGATCATGCAAGGGTACTGGAACCGGCCGGAGGCCGCTGCCGACGCCTTCGCGGAGATCGACGGTGTCCGCTGGCTGCGCACCGGCGATGTCGCGGTGATCGACGCGGACGGCTTCATCACCATTGTCGACCGGATCAAGGACATGATCGCGGTCGGCGGGTTCAAGGTCTTCCCCAGCCAGGTCGAGGCGGTTTTGCTGCAGCATCCGGCCGTCAAGGAAGCGCTCGTGCTCGGCCTGCCCGATGCGTACCTGGGCGAGATGCCGCGCGCTTACGTGACGTTGGCCGATGATGCGGTTGCTGAGCCGGAGGAGCTGGCCACTTGGCTCAATGCCCGCGTCGGCAAGCACGAGCGGGTGAGCAGCGTGGTGATCCGCGACGAACTGCCCAAGACGATGATCGGCAAGCTCGACCGCAAGGCGCTCAGGGCCGAAGTGTCGGCCTAG
- a CDS encoding DUF1013 domain-containing protein yields the protein MADQPTPLMPHATATWLVDNTALSFEQIAQFCGLHILEVQAMADDLAGSKYTGRDPVHAGELTNEEIEKGQADTDYRLKMHKAPIAVSRTKGPRYTPVSKRQDKPDGIAWIIKNHPEVSDAQISKLIGTTRNTITAIRERSHWNISNIQPKDPVTLGLCSQRELDATVAKAAKKAGLEEDATTRDARFGSDRDALIEELRAERDTNTKLAAEAAQEAEAAAWLEAKRATEAGAE from the coding sequence ATGGCCGACCAACCCACTCCGCTGATGCCCCATGCCACCGCCACCTGGCTGGTCGACAACACCGCGCTCTCGTTCGAACAGATCGCCCAGTTCTGCGGGCTGCACATCCTCGAAGTGCAGGCGATGGCCGACGATCTCGCCGGTTCGAAGTACACCGGCCGCGACCCGGTCCATGCGGGCGAGCTGACCAACGAAGAGATCGAAAAGGGGCAGGCCGACACCGACTACCGGCTCAAGATGCACAAGGCGCCGATCGCCGTCAGCCGCACCAAGGGACCGCGGTACACCCCGGTGTCCAAGCGGCAGGACAAGCCCGACGGCATCGCCTGGATCATCAAGAATCACCCTGAGGTGTCGGACGCGCAGATCTCCAAGCTGATCGGCACCACCCGCAACACGATCACCGCGATTCGCGAGCGGTCGCACTGGAACATCTCGAACATCCAGCCCAAGGATCCGGTGACGCTGGGCCTGTGCTCGCAGCGCGAACTCGACGCGACGGTCGCCAAGGCGGCCAAAAAGGCCGGGCTTGAGGAGGATGCGACCACCCGCGACGCGCGCTTCGGCAGCGACCGCGATGCGCTGATCGAGGAACTGCGCGCCGAGCGCGACACCAACACCAAGCTGGCTGCCGAAGCCGCGCAGGAAGCCGAAGCCGCCGCCTGGCTCGAAGCCAAGCGCGCCACGGAGGCGGGCGCCGAGTAA
- a CDS encoding NAD(P)H-quinone oxidoreductase has translation MAAGMPQTMTAMGFDAPGGPDVFRAEELPVPQPGPDQVLIRVAFAGVNRPDVIQRQGFYPPPPGASPIPGLEIAGEIAAIGPNVGREWLGQKVCALVSGGGYAEYCVANFAHCLPVPEKVSLAEAAALPETLFTVWHNVFERGYACEGETLLVHGGTSGIGTMAIQLAKAFGLTVITTAGSSGKCDAALALGADRAINYREEDFVAEVKTFTGGKGVNVVLDMVSGDYVPRNLACLAEDGRHVTIAVLGGLQATINMAQVMSKRLTLTGSTLRARPDAFKALLADEIARTAWPLVADGTIRPVMDQTFPLTEAAAAHARMEGGDHIGKIVLEVAGG, from the coding sequence ATGGCCGCAGGGATGCCGCAGACGATGACCGCGATGGGCTTCGACGCGCCCGGCGGGCCGGACGTGTTCCGTGCCGAGGAGCTCCCAGTGCCGCAGCCGGGGCCCGACCAGGTGCTGATCCGGGTCGCCTTTGCCGGGGTCAACCGGCCCGATGTGATCCAGCGGCAAGGCTTCTACCCCCCACCGCCCGGCGCCTCGCCCATACCGGGGCTGGAGATCGCCGGGGAGATCGCCGCCATCGGGCCGAACGTGGGCCGCGAATGGCTGGGCCAGAAAGTGTGCGCGCTGGTCTCGGGCGGGGGTTATGCCGAATACTGCGTGGCGAATTTCGCCCACTGCCTGCCCGTGCCCGAGAAGGTGTCGCTGGCCGAGGCCGCCGCGCTGCCGGAAACGCTGTTCACCGTGTGGCACAACGTGTTCGAACGCGGCTATGCCTGCGAGGGCGAGACTTTGCTGGTCCACGGCGGCACCAGCGGGATCGGCACTATGGCGATCCAGCTCGCCAAGGCGTTCGGGCTGACGGTGATCACCACCGCCGGATCGAGCGGGAAGTGCGATGCGGCGCTGGCGCTCGGCGCCGACCGCGCGATCAATTACCGCGAGGAGGATTTCGTCGCCGAGGTGAAGACCTTCACCGGCGGCAAGGGGGTCAACGTGGTGCTCGACATGGTGTCGGGCGACTACGTGCCGCGCAACCTCGCCTGCTTGGCGGAGGACGGCCGGCACGTCACGATCGCGGTGCTCGGCGGCTTGCAGGCGACAATCAACATGGCGCAGGTGATGAGCAAGCGCCTGACGCTGACGGGCTCCACCCTGCGCGCCCGGCCCGATGCGTTCAAGGCGCTGCTGGCTGACGAGATCGCCCGCACCGCCTGGCCGCTGGTGGCGGACGGCACCATCCGCCCGGTGATGGACCAGACCTTCCCGCTGACCGAAGCTGCCGCGGCGCATGCGCGGATGGAGGGGGGCGATCACATCGGCAAGATCGTGCTGGAGGTGGCGGGCGGCTGA
- a CDS encoding DUF1192 domain-containing protein produces the protein MDADDRPRPKGDAASLLAKEDLAPYSLDELAERIELLEAEIARIRAHRDRAAAHRSAADALFGSPKT, from the coding sequence ATGGACGCAGACGACCGTCCCCGGCCGAAAGGCGATGCGGCGAGCCTCCTCGCGAAGGAGGACCTGGCGCCTTACTCGCTTGACGAGCTGGCCGAGCGGATCGAGCTGCTGGAGGCGGAAATCGCGCGGATCCGCGCTCACCGGGACAGGGCGGCCGCTCACCGCAGCGCCGCCGACGCCTTGTTCGGATCGCCGAAAACGTGA